The following proteins are encoded in a genomic region of Xenopus laevis strain J_2021 chromosome 3L, Xenopus_laevis_v10.1, whole genome shotgun sequence:
- the suv39h2.L gene encoding suppressor of variegation 3-9 homolog 2 L homeolog isoform X2 codes for MAAARGAWCVPCLASIETLQELCRKEMLTCTNIGITRKNLNNYEVEYLCDYRIEKGVEKFLVKWKGWPESCNSWEPTKNLKCPTLLKQFYSDLYKYLYALKPNKKGVIKNNIKSLDPSLSDYIVKKAKQRIALRRWEEELNRKKSHSGTLFVENAVDLEGPPIDFYYINDYKASPGVNTLGEAIVGCDCSDCFNGKCCPTEAGVLFAYNEHKQLKIPPGRPIFECNSRCKCGPDCPNRVVQKGPPYSLCIFRTDNGRGWGVKTLQKIKKNSFVMEYVGESISFSTHQCSEAVPCVFVFRSALYLWVGLRCEGQESYSELAIQKYR; via the exons ATGGCTGCAGCGCGTGGAG CTTGGTGTGTACCATGCCTTGCTTCCATTGAAACGTTGCAGGAGTTATGCAGAAAAGAAATGCTCACTTGTACAAACATTGGAATTACCaggaaaaatctaaataattatgAAGTCGAATATCTATGTGACTACAGGATTGAAAAG ggtgtGGAAAAATTCCTTGTGAAGTGGAAGGGATGGCCAGAGTCTTGTAATTCATGGGAGCctacaaaaaacttgaaatgtCCAACACTTCTAAAACAGTTTTACAGCGACCTTTATAAGTATTTATATGCACTTAAACCAAATAAAAAAGGGgtcataaaaaataatattaagtcTTTGGACCCTTCTCTTTCTGACTATATAGTCAAAAAGGCTAAACAAAGGATTGCTCTACGGCGCTGGGAAGAAGAGCTGAACAGGAAAAAATCCCATAGTGGTACACTTTTTGTTGAAAATGCTGTTGATTTAGAGGGTCCTCCTATAGACTTTTACTATATCAATGATTATAAGGCCTCTCCTGGAGTTAACACATTGGGTGAAGCCATTGTTGGCTGTGACTGCTCGGACTGCTTTAACGGCAAATGTTGTCCCACAGAAGCAGGAGTCCTTTTTGCATATAATGAACACAAACAGTTAAAAATCCCACCAGGAAGACCAATTTTTGAATGCAATTCAAGATGCAAATGTGGTCCGGATTGTCCTAACAGGGTGGTGCAAAAGGGGCCACCCTATTCTTTATGCATCTTTAGGACAGACAATGGCCGAGGTTGGGGTGTGAAGACActccaaaaaataaagaaaaatagttttgtgATGGAATATGTTGGTGAG AGCATATCCTTTTCTACCCATCAATGTTCTGAAGCTGTGCCTTGTGTTTTTGTCTTCCGCTCTGCTCTGTACCTGTGGGTGGGGCTCAGGTGTGAAGGACAGGAATCATATTCAGAGCTAGCTATTCAAAAATATAG GTAA
- the suv39h2.L gene encoding suppressor of variegation 3-9 homolog 2 L homeolog isoform X1 — protein MAAARGAWCVPCLASIETLQELCRKEMLTCTNIGITRKNLNNYEVEYLCDYRIEKGVEKFLVKWKGWPESCNSWEPTKNLKCPTLLKQFYSDLYKYLYALKPNKKGVIKNNIKSLDPSLSDYIVKKAKQRIALRRWEEELNRKKSHSGTLFVENAVDLEGPPIDFYYINDYKASPGVNTLGEAIVGCDCSDCFNGKCCPTEAGVLFAYNEHKQLKIPPGRPIFECNSRCKCGPDCPNRVVQKGPPYSLCIFRTDNGRGWGVKTLQKIKKNSFVMEYVGEKLYLYFCRAYPFLPINVLKLCLVFLSSALLCTCGWGSGVKDRNHIQS, from the exons ATGGCTGCAGCGCGTGGAG CTTGGTGTGTACCATGCCTTGCTTCCATTGAAACGTTGCAGGAGTTATGCAGAAAAGAAATGCTCACTTGTACAAACATTGGAATTACCaggaaaaatctaaataattatgAAGTCGAATATCTATGTGACTACAGGATTGAAAAG ggtgtGGAAAAATTCCTTGTGAAGTGGAAGGGATGGCCAGAGTCTTGTAATTCATGGGAGCctacaaaaaacttgaaatgtCCAACACTTCTAAAACAGTTTTACAGCGACCTTTATAAGTATTTATATGCACTTAAACCAAATAAAAAAGGGgtcataaaaaataatattaagtcTTTGGACCCTTCTCTTTCTGACTATATAGTCAAAAAGGCTAAACAAAGGATTGCTCTACGGCGCTGGGAAGAAGAGCTGAACAGGAAAAAATCCCATAGTGGTACACTTTTTGTTGAAAATGCTGTTGATTTAGAGGGTCCTCCTATAGACTTTTACTATATCAATGATTATAAGGCCTCTCCTGGAGTTAACACATTGGGTGAAGCCATTGTTGGCTGTGACTGCTCGGACTGCTTTAACGGCAAATGTTGTCCCACAGAAGCAGGAGTCCTTTTTGCATATAATGAACACAAACAGTTAAAAATCCCACCAGGAAGACCAATTTTTGAATGCAATTCAAGATGCAAATGTGGTCCGGATTGTCCTAACAGGGTGGTGCAAAAGGGGCCACCCTATTCTTTATGCATCTTTAGGACAGACAATGGCCGAGGTTGGGGTGTGAAGACActccaaaaaataaagaaaaatagttttgtgATGGAATATGTTGGTGAG AAACTTTACCTTTATTTTTGCAGAGCATATCCTTTTCTACCCATCAATGTTCTGAAGCTGTGCCTTGTGTTTTTGTCTTCCGCTCTGCTCTGTACCTGTGGGTGGGGCTCAGGTGTGAAGGACAGGAATCATATTCAGAGCTAG
- the suv39h2.L gene encoding suppressor of variegation 3-9 homolog 2 L homeolog, translated as MAAARGAWCVPCLASIETLQELCRKEMLTCTNIGITRKNLNNYEVEYLCDYRIEKGVEKFLVKWKGWPESCNSWEPTKNLKCPTLLKQFYSDLYKYLYALKPNKKGVIKNNIKSLDPSLSDYIVKKAKQRIALRRWEEELNRKKSHSGTLFVENAVDLEGPPIDFYYINDYKASPGVNTLGEAIVGCDCSDCFNGKCCPTEAGVLFAYNEHKQLKIPPGRPIFECNSRCKCGPDCPNRVVQKGPPYSLCIFRTDNGRGWGVKTLQKIKKNSFVMEYVGEVITSEEAERRGQQYDSKGITYLFDLDYEADEFTVDAARYGNVSHFVNHSCDPNLQVFNVFIDNLDVRLPRIALFSTRNIKAGEELTFDYQMKGYGDLSTDSIDMSPAKKRGRIACKCGAATCRGYLN; from the exons ATGGCTGCAGCGCGTGGAG CTTGGTGTGTACCATGCCTTGCTTCCATTGAAACGTTGCAGGAGTTATGCAGAAAAGAAATGCTCACTTGTACAAACATTGGAATTACCaggaaaaatctaaataattatgAAGTCGAATATCTATGTGACTACAGGATTGAAAAG ggtgtGGAAAAATTCCTTGTGAAGTGGAAGGGATGGCCAGAGTCTTGTAATTCATGGGAGCctacaaaaaacttgaaatgtCCAACACTTCTAAAACAGTTTTACAGCGACCTTTATAAGTATTTATATGCACTTAAACCAAATAAAAAAGGGgtcataaaaaataatattaagtcTTTGGACCCTTCTCTTTCTGACTATATAGTCAAAAAGGCTAAACAAAGGATTGCTCTACGGCGCTGGGAAGAAGAGCTGAACAGGAAAAAATCCCATAGTGGTACACTTTTTGTTGAAAATGCTGTTGATTTAGAGGGTCCTCCTATAGACTTTTACTATATCAATGATTATAAGGCCTCTCCTGGAGTTAACACATTGGGTGAAGCCATTGTTGGCTGTGACTGCTCGGACTGCTTTAACGGCAAATGTTGTCCCACAGAAGCAGGAGTCCTTTTTGCATATAATGAACACAAACAGTTAAAAATCCCACCAGGAAGACCAATTTTTGAATGCAATTCAAGATGCAAATGTGGTCCGGATTGTCCTAACAGGGTGGTGCAAAAGGGGCCACCCTATTCTTTATGCATCTTTAGGACAGACAATGGCCGAGGTTGGGGTGTGAAGACActccaaaaaataaagaaaaatagttttgtgATGGAATATGTTGGTGAG GTAATAACAAGTGAGGAGGCAGAGAGACGGGGccaacagtatgacagcaaaggAATCACATATCTATTTGATTTAGACTATGAAGCAGATGAGTTTACAGTGGATGCAGCTCGATATGGGAACGTCTCACATTTTGTGAATCACAGT TGTGATCCAAATCTTCAGGTTTTTAATGTCTTCATTGATAATCTTGATGTACGTCTTCCGCGTATAGCGTTATTTTCAACAAGGAATATCAAGGCCGGAGAAGAACTTACATTTGATTACCAAATGAAAG GTTATGGTGACCTCAGTACAGATTCTATTGATATGAGCCCTGCCAAGAAAAGAGGGAGGATAGCCTGCAAATGTGGAGCTGCCACCTGTCGTGGATACCTTAACTAA